Genomic segment of Chitinophaga varians:
GGTTTTATCTGGGATTTCTCTGACCAGACTTTCCTGCAGCGCGACTCGCTGGGAAGGGCTATCTGGGCTTACGGCGCTGATATGGGCACCGTGGGCGCTACCAGCGATACCAGTTTCTGCGCAGACGGTATGCTGGCCGCCGACCGTACGCCGCATCCGCAGGCATTTGAAGTAAAGAAAGTATATCAGCCGGTGCAGTTTGCCACCGTTGGTTTGTCTGCCGATCTCGTGCAGATCACCAACCGGTATGACTTTAACCAGCTCGAAAATATCCACCTGACCTGGGTACTGAAGGGAGATGGGAAAGTGCTCGCTTCAGCTGATTTGCCGCACCGGCCATTGTTGCCTCACCAACAGGACACCCTGCGTATAGCCCTGCCGGTAGTAAAGCCACAGCCAGGGGTGCGTTATTTCCTGCACCTGAAAGCCACGCTGAAAAAAGCGGACGGTATGTTGCCTGCCGGCTTCACGCTGGCCACCGATCAGTTTGAGCTGCCGTGGTATGCGCCGGTAAAAAAACAGGCGGTTATCGGGACTGCCTTACAGGTAAAACAATTGGATGGTGGCTGGGAGATAGGTAACCCCGCTTTTACTGCTACCATTAAAAACGGCTGGCTGGAGCAGTTTGCTGCTAACGGCACCGCCTATATGCAAAAAGCATTGAAGCCACATTTCTGGCGTGCCGCCACTGATAACGACATCGGTAACAGTCAACAGATGCGCTGCGCAGTATGGCAACATGCAGGCGACAGTACCCGCTTGTTGTCTGCCAGCATTGTACGGCAGGACAAGCAGCAGGTGCAGATACGTGCCAAACACGCATTGCCGCTGGTGGCCGCCATTTACGAGGTCGACTATACGATTTTCGCCAATGGAGACGTGAACGTAAAAGTCAACTTCCAGCCAGGTGATACTACCATGCCTGAGCTTCCCCGCATGGGCATGCGCATGGTGCTCAATCCTGCGCTGGACAGAGTGACCTGGCTGGGCCGGGGCCCGTTTGATAACTACCAGGACCGCAAGTACGCCGCTGACGTAGACGTATACACGCTGCCGGCAGACTCGCTGTTCCATCCTTATCCCCGCGCACAGGAAAGCGGCTACCGCTCTGATGTACACTGGATGGCGCTGCGTTCCGCTTCCGGCAACGGATGGATGGCCCGCACCGACTCCCTGCTGAACATGGGTGTGTTGCACTTCGATATGGACCGGCTTAACTTCAACCGTAAACATAACGTACATGGCGGCTCTATGAACAACGACCCGCTGATCTGGTGGAACATCGACTTCCAGCAGGCAGGCCTGGGCGGTGATAACAGCTGGGGGGCAAAGCCTCATGCGCCTTATACGCTGGTGTACAAACCTTATCAGTATCAATTTACGTTAAGGCCTTTAGGGGCTGGCGAAGAACCAACAGAAAAGGCGAAAGAGAGATATGAATAAAATCAAATGGCTGCTGGCGTTACTGCTGATGCAACAAACGGCCAGCGCACAACGGGACCATTTTGCGGATGTGCTGGACATCCACTATACAGTTAAAGATACCAACCGCATCGCTGCTTCTTTCTTTTCAGATAACGGCGCCTGGCATGCCTATGCATTGCCGGTGCCCGGCACAGCTACCGGCTTCACCGGTCCCCTGCTGATGGACATGAAAGGGGAGTGGTTGTCTGCATCCATCGCACAGCTTCACCTGTACGCCGATGGCCGGGAACTGCCGCTGGAGCAGGACACAACGGCCACGCATTATTATCCGGGCATGTTAAAACTGGGCTTTCGCTCAGGACAGGTGCAGGTACAGATGCAGCTGGTGTTTAGCAGTAACCGCGAAGCCGTAGTACAAACCATTATTCGTAATAACGGTGCACAACCGCTGCAGCTGCGATTGCAATGGCAGGGCGCTGCGCTGCTGAAAAGAGCGCAGTTTTCCCGCGAAGGTAATGCTATACGTGTAGGCGTGGCCGGTACTAAACATGTTTTCCGGCTGCACTGGTGTGCTCTGGCTCCATGGGACATACGGACTACCGCCGATGGATACACGGCCGCAAGAAATGTGTCCATACCGGCGGGCGGTCAACTGGAAGACCTGCAAACACAGGGCTTCTGGCCGGAAGGGAATATGGTGACAGTTCCGGAGCGGGAGTTTGACATCGTGCTGCAACAGAATGAACAACGCTGGAACGGCTATCTGCAACAACTGTTCCGCCGCATGCCTTTCAACGAAAAAGACACCTTCCGCAGCAGGCTGGCCGTAAAAAGTATGATCACACTGCTCACCAACTGGCGTAGTGCTTCCGGGCATTTACGGCACGATGGCGTATTCCCTTCGGCGTCGTACCAGGGTTTCTATGGCTTCTGGTCGTGGGACAGCTGGAAGCAGGCCGTAGGACTGGCTTACTTTGCGCCTGCGCTGGCGAAGGACAATATCCGCTCACTGTTCGATTATCAAACCGTCAACGGTATGGTGCCAGATTGCGTGTATGCAGACAGCACAGAGAACAACTTCCGCGATACCAAGCCGCCACTGGCCGCCTGGGCCGTGTGGGAAGTGTTTGCAGCCACCCGCGACACCGCTTTCCTCCGTGAGATGTTCCCCGCGCTGGAACGTTATCACCACTGGTGGTACGCGGAGCGTGACCACGACCGCAACGGCCTCTGTGAGTTTGGCTCTACGGACGGCACCCGCATAGCGGCAGCCTGGGAAAGCGGCATGGACAACGCCGTGCGCTTCGATAAAGCAAAGATGCTGCAAAACAGCCCCGGCGCCTGGTCGCTCGACCAGGAGTCGGTCGATCTCAATGTCTATCTGTCTAAAGAAAAAACGGTACTCGCACAATTGGCGACCGTGTTAGGCAAACCAGCTGCGGCGGCTGCCTTCCGCAAACAGGTTACCATCTTAAACCAACAGATCAACCAACTTTTCTTCGATACTGCCAGTGGATATTATTATGACCGCCGTCTGAACGGAGCGCTGGTGCGCGTAAAAGGGCCGGAAGCCTGGGTAGCACTGTGGGCGGGCATCGCTCCGGCATCCCGCGTAAAAAAGATGACACAATACATGCTGGATACCACTGTTTTTAATACTTTAGTGCCCCTGCCCGTGCTGGACGCCAGCGAAAAAGCTTTTGACCCGCAACGCGGGTACTGGCGCGGACCGGTATGGATAGACCAGTTTTACTTTGGTGTAAAAGGTTTGCAGCAATATAAGCAACAGGCCGCCGCACAAACGCTGGTCAACAAACTGTGGCAACACGCCGGCGGCATGAAAGATGACCAGCCGTTGCACGAGAACTATCACCCGCGTACAGGCAAAGGCCTCAATGCGGAGAATTTCAGCTGGACAGCAGCGCATGTGCTGATGCTGCTGGCCGACAAATTTTAATACAAACGCTATGTTTTATACATTTTCTACCACCGGGGTGGTTAACCTGCTGAAGGAGCACTACGGTCTTACCGTTACCGCCAGAGAACTGGAAGGCTATGATGAAGCCAATTTTTATGTGACAGATGAACAGGGTAACGCCTGGATATGCAAGATAGCCGGCGAGTCCCAGCATCCCGCTTTCCTCGATGCGCAGGTGCGTATACTGGAACATCTGGCCAATGGTGATACCAAAGGCCGCTTTCAACAGGTGGTGCGCAATGTGAAAGATGAACCGGTTACCCGTATTGCCACGCCGGAAGAACTGTACTATATCCGTTTATACACCTGGCTGGAAGGACAGCCGGTTGTAACGGTGAAGGGCACACGCGATCTGTACGGGTCCTGGGGAAGCCTCCTTGGGAAAATGGACAAAACACTGGAGAACTTCTCACATCCGGCCATGCACCGCGATATCCGCTGGGACCTGGCGCACGCGCTCGATGCCCGCGATCTGCTGCATTGCATCAAAGACCCGGAAAAGAAACGGCTGGCCGCCTATTTCCTGTTGCAGTTTGAAACAGAAGTGCAGCCGGTGAAACATCGTCTGCGCAAGGCTTATATCCACAATGACGCCAACGACTACAATATCCTCGTACAAAATGACCTGGTCAGCGGCCTGATTGATTTCGGCGATATGGTATATACACAGCTGATCAACAATGTGGCCATCGCCTGCACCTATGCCATGCTGGAAGCGACAGACCCGCTGGAAGCCGCCGTGGCCGTGGTGAAAGGGTACCATGAAGCATATCCGCTTACGCCGGAAGAAACAGACCTGTTGTATTACCTGATCGCTGTACGTTTATGCATCAGCGTGACTACCTCCGCAGAAAAAGCAGCAACAGGCAGCGACAATGAATTTCATTTCATCACGGAAAATGGCGCGTGGAGACTGCTCTTCCATCTGATCACGGTCAATCCGTTGGCGATGCAACAGGCTTTCCGTACTGCCTGCGGCTTTGCGTCGGTGATCAACGACACCGCCGACTACGCGCCATTGCTGGCGGAGCGTAAGGCGCACATCGGCCGTAACCTGAGCATCAGCTATAAAGAGCCGCTGAAGATCATCCGTGGCGCATTACAATATCTCTACGATGATAAAGGCCGTACCTATATCGACTGTGTGAACAACCCCTGCCACGTAGGGCACTGCCACCCGGTAGTGGTGAAAGCCCTGCAGCAGCAGGCGGCGCGGCTCAATACCAATACCCGCTACCTGCACGATAACCTGGTGGATTACGCCAATCAGCTGATCGCTACGCTGCCGCCATCCCTCGAGGTTTGTTACTTTACCAATTCCGGGTCCGAAGCCAATGACCTGGCTATCCGTATGAGCCGTCATTATACGAAGCAGAAAGATGTGATCGTGCTGGACCATGCCTACCACGGCACTTCCACGGTAGCCATGGAACTGAGCCCGTATAAGTTTGACGGCAAAGGTGGATTCGGTAAACCGGAACATACGCATAAAGCGCTCAATCCTGATATGTACCGCGGGCCTTACCGTGCGGACGATCCGCAGGCAGGAGAAAAATATGCAGCAGATGTTTCCGATATCATTGCCGGCCTGAAAGAGCAGGGCAGGGGCGTAGCCGCTTATATCTGCGAAACGCTGCTGGGCGTAGGCGGACAAATACCGCTGCCGCCAGGTTACCTGAAAGCGGTATATGCCGCGGTGAAAGCAGCCGGCGGCGTATGTATCGCCGATGAAGTACAGGTAGGATTCGGCCGCGTGGGCGACGCCTTCTGGGGCTTTGAATTACAAGAGGTGACGCCGGATATCGTAGTACTGGGCAAACCCATTGGCAACGGCCATCCGCTGGCTGCGGTAGTGACTACCCGCGCTATTGCGGATGCTTTCAACAACGGCATGGAATACTTTAACACCTTCGGAGGCAACCCCGTGTCCATGGCCACAGGGCTTGCTGTGCTGAACGTGATTAAAGAAGAAGGCCTGCAGGAGCACGCAAGAGTTACCGGCAACTATTTTATGGAAGGGCTGCGTAAGCTGAAAGATAAACATGCCATCATCGGCGACGTGCGCGGACATGGGTTCTTCATCGGGGCGGAGCTGGTGCGTGACCGGAACACGCTGGAACCGGCTGTTCCCGAGATAGACGTGATCGTGGAAGCAATGAAGCAACGCGGTTTCCTGCTAAGCACCGACGGACCGCTGCACAACGTACTGAAGATTAAACCTCCCATGACGTTCAACAAGGCGAATACAGACGCTTTGCTGGCTCATCTGGACGAGGTATTGTCTTCCCTCTGATTCCTTATATTTGTTGCATGCAACAACAGGACCTGGCCAAAAAAGCCGCCGGCGAAAAAGCCACCGAATACATCAAACCGAATATGACCATCGGGCTGGGAACGGGCAGCACCGCTTATTATGCCATTATGCGTATAGGCGAGATGGTGAGAGGAGGGATGCCGCTCAAAGCGGTAGCTACCTCTGAGCAGTCCGAACAGCTGGCCCGGAAGCAGGGTATTACCATCATCCCTTTCAGTGAAGTGGAGAAGATAGACCTGGACATCGACGGCGCCGATGAGGTGGACGAGCACCTGCGGCTCATCAAAGGCGGCGGCGCAGCATTGTTGCGCGAGAAGATCGTGGCAGCTGCTTCAGCAGAAATGATCGTGGTAACAGATGAGTCCAAAGTGGTAAAATGCCTGGGCCGCTTTCCACTGCCAGTGGAGATCATCCCGTTTGCCTGGGAACTTACCTTCAGAAGATTGCTGGCGCTGGATGCCGCACCGGTATTGCGGACCAGCAACGGCCGCACCGTCGTGACCGACAACGGCAATTATATACTCGATTGTCATTACGAGAAAATCAAAGACCCGGTGGCATTACACCAGCAATTGAATGATATTCCCGGCGTAGTGGAAAACGGCCTGTTCCTCCACTATGCCAGCCGCGTTATTATCGGTTATGCCGATGGTTCCGTGAAATCCTTGTCCAGGTAGGAAGTGTCTTTGGTATCACGTGCCATGATATACACCAGCAGGGAGATAAAGATACAAACGGTCACGTACCAGTAAAACCATGGTTCGTGGCCGATTTTTTTGAAATACAGGGCAATAGATTCTGCCGTTCCGCCAAAAAGCGCTACCGTAATAGCATAGGGGAAGCCCACGCCCAGCGCCCGTATCTCCGCCGGAAACATCTCCGCTTTTACCACCGCATTAATAGAGGTATATCCGCTCACCACCACCAGCGCTCCCAGGATCAGCCAGAAAGCGGCCCATTCGGAGGTAGTATGACTGATAGCCGTGAGAATAGGCACCGTAAGGACGGTGCCCAGCACGCCAAACCCTATCAGCAGCGGCTTGCGGCCAAAGATGTCTGACAGCCAGCCGAACAGAGGCTGTAAAAAAGCATATATGAGCATCACAAAAAATGTAATGGTAGTGGCCCTTTCAATGGTCAGGTGGACCGTATTGACAAGGAACTTCTGCATGTAGGTGGTATAGGTGTAAAAAGCCAGGGTGCCGCCCATGGTGAGTCCCACCACGGTGAAGGCCGCCCGGGGATATTGCCGGAAGAGGGTTTTTACCGAGCCTTTGTTTTTGGAAGACTTATGTTGCTCAAAGGAACCGGACTCCTGCATATGGGTGCGCAGGTATAGCGCTACAAAAGCCAGCAGGGCACCGATCACGAAGGGAATGCGCCATCCCCAGTTATGCAGCTGTTCTGGTGTGAGAAACACGCGTTGCAGCAGCATCTGCACGCCCAGGGCTGTCAGCTGGCCACCTATCAGCGTAACGTACTGGAAGCTGGAGAAAAAGCCACGACGCCCGGCAGTGGCCATCTCGCTCAGATAAGTGGCGGAAGTGCCGTATTCCCCGCCCACACTCAGTCCCTGTAACAGCCGGGCTATCAGCAGCAGGGCCGGCGCTGCCGCCCCGATACTGTCGTACGACGGGGTGCAGGCTATCAGCACAGAACCCAGCGACATCAGAAGCACAGACAGCGTCATGGCGGTTTTCCGTCCTTTCTGGTCTGCAATGCGGCCAAACATCCAGCCGCCAATGGGACGCATCAGGAAACCTACCGCGAAAATGGCGGCGGTATTGAGCAGCTGCGCCGTATAGCTGCCTTTCGGGAAGAATACAGGCGCAAAATAGAGCGAAAAAGTAGTGTAAATGTACCAGTCGTACCATTCCACGAGATTACCGGCAGAGCCGGTTAAGATAGCCTTAATACGCCATGCGTCCGTGTTTTTCATATAGGTATCAAAAATATATAAATAAAATTGCTTTCTGTGTTATACAAAAAAGTTTGGATGGTAAAGCCTAAACAGTTATCTTCGTCCCGCTTCTTAAGAATATTGTATTTCATTTTGTTGGTGATCTCCGGGTACATTCAGCTTTTTTCTTACATTTTTTCTTCTAGTTGCCCCCAGGTAGCCGCCTGTTAAAAAAATGGCGAGAACACGTTCACAATTAAATATTAATAAAAAATGCAAACAGGTGTAGTTAAATTTTTTAATGAAGCTAAAGGTTTTGGATTCATTAAAATCGAAGGAACAGGACAAGAAATTTTTGTTCACGTTTCTGGTATCAAAGAAAGCATCGGCGAAAATGACCGCGTAGTATTCGACGTGGAAGAAGGCAGAAAAGGCCCGAATGCTGTTAACGTAAGATTGGCATAACTTATTGAATAATAGTTTTGTTGAGGACTGCCCCGGCGATGAGCCGGGGCAGTTTTTTTTTGCCCAGGGCTGAATCCCTGGGTTAAATTGAGGTCCAGGTTTCTTTAATGCACAAGTGCGCTATCGACTTGATAATCCTCTCATATCCTGAAGCCCGTTTTGTAGTGGAGCTTATCTCCATTCATGAATTATTACGCTCTGATCACTACTCCTTTTTATAGCCCGATGAACATCATGCCTCCTGGCCGTTCATACTTAAAGACTAATCAGCCCATTTACAGCTTACACCACATTATGGACCCTGGCGCTAAACGTAGCCCAGGGCTTCAGCCCTGGGATTGCTTAAAATAAATTATATTTGCGGTTTCAATTTAAATATCATGCCCCAACCTGATAGTACAAATATCATCTTCCACCTGGCGGCAGATTTCATTAACCAGACAAACCGCCATGTGTTCCTGACCGGTAAAGCCGGAACGGGGAAGACTACGTTCCTGAAATATATCAAAGAACATACGAAGAAAAATACGGTGGTGGTAGCACCTACCGGCGTGGCAGCCATCAATGCCGGCGGGGTGACGATGCATTCCTTTTTTCAGTTGCCCTTCGGACCTTTTGTGCCGGGCAGCAAGCGCGGTTTTGGCATGGATGGAATCAGCAGCACGGATAAACACAGCCTGTTCCGTAACATCCGTTTTACTAACGATAAAAAGGTGCTGTTACAGGAACTGGAACTGCTCATTATTGATGAGGTGAGTATGGTACGTTGTGATATGCTCGATGCCATCGACACCATCCTGCGGCATTTCCGGAATAAACCGCTGTTGCCTTTTGGTGGTGTACAGGTGCTATTCATCGGTGATCTGTACCAGTTGCCGCCGGTAGTGCCGGATTCTGAATGGCAGCTGCTTTCAGAGTATTACAACAGCTCTTTTTTCTTTGATGCTCGGGTGATCGAACAGGCGCCTCCGTTGTATATCGAATTAAAAAAGATATACCGGCAGAACGAACAGCTGTTCATCGATGTGCTCAACCGTATCCGTAACAGTGAAGTGGAGGAAGATGACCTGATGTTGCTCAATGACCGTTATGATCCTTATTTCAAGGGGGAAGACGGTGAATATATTGTGCTGTCTACCCATAACCGTAAGGCGGATGATATCAACGCCCGCCGGCTGGCCGAAATGCCGGGAAAGATCTTCCGCTTTGAAGGCAAGATAGAGGGGGATTTCAGTGATAAGGCCCTGCCTACGGAACTGGTGCTGCAACTGAAAATCGGCGCGCAGGTGATGTTCCTGAAAAACGATCTGGCGCAGCCCCGTCGTTATTACAACGGTAAACTGGCCACGGTGACAGATATCGATGACGAAGAGATCACCTTGCTGCTGGCCGGCTCGCATGAAGAGCTGAAACTCGGCAAGGAGACATGGCGCAATATCCGTTACCACTATAACCAGGAAGAAAATAGTATCGACGAAGAGGAGATCGGCAGTTTCACACAGTTTCCTATCAGGCTGGCGTGGGCCATCACTATCCATAAGAGCCAGGGGCTGACCTTTGAAAGGGCTATTATCGATGCGGGGTACGCTTTTGCTCCCGGACAGGTATATGTGGCGCTGAGCCGCTGTACCTCACTGGAAGGACTGGTGCTGCATTCCCGTATTAATTATGGCGCCATCAAAACGGACCGCCAGGTGATAGCGTTTGCAGAAAAAGAAGTGGAGGCCAACGAGCTGGTGGTGTTGCTGGAAATGGAACGGAAAAAGTTTCAGGCCACCTCGCTGCTGCAGTTATTCGACTGGTACCGGATGCAGGCCAATATCCGCAGCCATGCGGTATGGATACAGGACAAAAAAGTGCCGGACATCGATGCGGCGTTGCAGGTAAGCCGTCAGCTGACGGCCAAAACGGAACAACAACAGGAAGTGGCCAACCGCTTTGTGGTACAGCTCCATCAGCTGCTGGACACGACGGTGCAAACCGGTGAAACCGACCAGCTGGAAGAGCGTGTCACCAAGGCTGTCGGTTACTTCACCAAAAGCATATACGAAGATCTGATAGTGCCATTGCAGGAACATATTGCAGCGGTCAAAAAACAAAAATCAAAAAAATACCTGTTACAGCTCATGTCGCTGGAAGCGGATTGCTGGCAGAAGCTGCAGCAGGTATGGGAAGTGTCTTATGCCGACCTGGATTTTACCAAAGGGCTGAAAGACTATACGAAACTAAGAAATGCGGAAGCGGAAGGTGTGGCCGGTAAAAAAGGCGGCAAACCGGAAGCCAAAGGCAAAGTAGAAAAGGGTAGTAGCCGCAGGGGTACATTGGAATTGTATTTAGGCGGTAAGAATATCCCCGACATAGCCGTAGCGCGGCAACTGGCGGTAAGTACGGTAGAAAGCCATCTGGCCCAGTGCGTGGAAGCCGGAGAGCTGGACCTGTTCCGCTTCGTGTCTGAGCCGACGGTGAAACTGATCATGTCCCATATCCGCGAACTGGGCGCTACAGCAGCCGGTCCTATCAAAGAACGTGTAGGCCCTGCCGTGACCTTCGCAGAAATACGGGCAGTACAATGGTATCTTAAAAAACAGCAGGAAGACGAGATTATGAAAGATTAAACCGACAGACGATGAAACTAAGCGTATTAGACCAATCTCCGATCAGAAAAGGCAGCAATGCCATGGAAGCCTTGCAGGAAAGCGTTGAGCTGGCACGGCTGGCAGACAAACTGGGTTATACCCGTTATTGGTTATCAGAGCATCATAACACCAACAGCCTGGCAGGCGCCTCTCCGGAGATCCTGATAGCCCGGCTGGCCGCTGAAACGGAACGTATCCGAATCGGCTCCGGCGGGGTGATGCTGCCTAATCACAGTACCCTTAAAGTGGCAGAAAATTTCCGGTTGCTCGAAGCGCTGTATCCCGGCCGTATAGACCTGGGCATCGGCCGCGCGCCGGGTGGCGACCGTATCACGGCGCATATCCTCAATCCCTCCAATACCTTTGACCCTAAAGAGTTTGTGCAGCAGGTGGTAGACCTGCAGGCATGGCTTACCGATAAAGTCACCCCCGGCAGTATGCAGGAAAAAGTAAAGGCCATTCCGGTCATACCGTCCTCGCCTGACCTGTGGATGCTCACCTCCAGCGGCGAAAGCGGCCTGCTGGCGGCCCATTTCGGGATGGCGCTCTCTTTTGCCCATTTTATCTATCCGGTAGGCGGCCCGCAGGCGGTGGCCAATTACCGCAAACAGTTCCGACCTTCGGAACATCTCGCCGCCCCACAGGCCAGCGTAGGCATTTTTGTCTTCTGTACCGATACGGAAGAAAAAGCGGCTGAACTGGCAGCGGTGATGGACTATCGCCTGCTCAGCTTTGAAAAAGGGAGGTACGATGTGTTTCCTACCTACGAAGAAATCAAAGACATTGAATACACCGCAGAAGAACTGGCACGCATACGCGCCAACAGCGGCCGGCGTGTTTTCGGTACCCCGCCACAGGTAAAGGCCCGCCTGGAACAGCTGGCAGCCGACTATGAGGTGGACGAACTGGTGATCGCCACTATTACGCAGGACCATGCCGACAGGCTCCGGTCATACGAACTGCTGGCAGAGGTCTTCCAGTTAAATAGATAAATTATCGATATTTATCATTTAATTATTTTTATATTTGTAACGGCTATGCATATAGCCGTTTTTTTTATGACCGATCACATACAGTGAAAACCTGAAAATGCCAGCTTAAAACCATCATCCCTATGAAAAAACTCATTTTAGGCGCGGTTATTCTTACCGCCATGCTGACCGCCTGTTCCAAAAAAGACAAGAATAGCAACGATGACAACGCACCAAAACCGGAACAACCAGCGGTAACGCCCAAAGATTCCCTGACGATATACAAAGACCTGGAGTTTGATATCAGTGGCACCAGTACTACCGTGGGCATCGCTTTCTCCACAAAAGACGGCAAGATGTACTACCGGGGCAATCTGCCTAAAGACGGTAAAAACATAGACCTGGTGTTTGCCGGCGTAGACCCGGGAAGGCTGTTCTTTAGCAGTCCTACGGCCACGGCGTCTCACAGCCTTACATTTGATAACGCCACCCTTACAGAAATCATGAACGCTCCGTCCGTACAGGTTTTTGATCCGTTGAAATTCGATACCCTGTCGCACGGCTCTGCATTGAATAACCTGCCGGTAAAGGAGGACGACAATTTTTTCTCTACCACCTACGATGGCGTAGTGTTGTTCAAAAATGCCGCAGGCAAAATAGGGGTCATCAAAGTGTCCCGTTCCGAAGGACAACGGCTGAAAGTCACCATCAAAGTACAACCATAAAACGCATACGTTCCATCCATAACAGGCCGGGTTGCTAAAGCTGCCCGGCCTTATTATTTTGTATCAGTGAAAAATAAGCCAGTAACCGGTAAAAAAGAGGTAGGATTACTACGGTGGCTGCCGCTAAATTTGCACGTTAGGAATGACCATTAAAATCGCTACCACTGTGAAAGTAGGATTATTTATACCGTGTTATATCGACCAGTTCTACCCGCAGGTAGGCATTGCCACACTGCAGCTGTTACAGAAACTGGGATGTGAGGTGGAATACCCGCAGGGACAAACCTGTTGTGGCCAGCCGATGGCCAACTCCGGCTATGAGCATCTGACACATCAGTGCAACAGCCTCTTTGTCCGTAATTTTGCGGCTTACGATTATATTGTGGGCCCTTCCGGCAGCTGTGTGCTGCATATCAAAGAACACCTGCACGACCCCGCCCATGAACCGGCAGCCGCCGGCATACGGGAACGTATATATGAACTCACGGCCTTTCTCACCGATATATTAAAGGTAACGGCATTGCC
This window contains:
- a CDS encoding MGH1-like glycoside hydrolase domain-containing protein, which encodes MNKIKWLLALLLMQQTASAQRDHFADVLDIHYTVKDTNRIAASFFSDNGAWHAYALPVPGTATGFTGPLLMDMKGEWLSASIAQLHLYADGRELPLEQDTTATHYYPGMLKLGFRSGQVQVQMQLVFSSNREAVVQTIIRNNGAQPLQLRLQWQGAALLKRAQFSREGNAIRVGVAGTKHVFRLHWCALAPWDIRTTADGYTAARNVSIPAGGQLEDLQTQGFWPEGNMVTVPEREFDIVLQQNEQRWNGYLQQLFRRMPFNEKDTFRSRLAVKSMITLLTNWRSASGHLRHDGVFPSASYQGFYGFWSWDSWKQAVGLAYFAPALAKDNIRSLFDYQTVNGMVPDCVYADSTENNFRDTKPPLAAWAVWEVFAATRDTAFLREMFPALERYHHWWYAERDHDRNGLCEFGSTDGTRIAAAWESGMDNAVRFDKAKMLQNSPGAWSLDQESVDLNVYLSKEKTVLAQLATVLGKPAAAAAFRKQVTILNQQINQLFFDTASGYYYDRRLNGALVRVKGPEAWVALWAGIAPASRVKKMTQYMLDTTVFNTLVPLPVLDASEKAFDPQRGYWRGPVWIDQFYFGVKGLQQYKQQAAAQTLVNKLWQHAGGMKDDQPLHENYHPRTGKGLNAENFSWTAAHVLMLLADKF
- the rpiA gene encoding ribose-5-phosphate isomerase RpiA; this encodes MQQQDLAKKAAGEKATEYIKPNMTIGLGTGSTAYYAIMRIGEMVRGGMPLKAVATSEQSEQLARKQGITIIPFSEVEKIDLDIDGADEVDEHLRLIKGGGAALLREKIVAAASAEMIVVTDESKVVKCLGRFPLPVEIIPFAWELTFRRLLALDAAPVLRTSNGRTVVTDNGNYILDCHYEKIKDPVALHQQLNDIPGVVENGLFLHYASRVIIGYADGSVKSLSR
- a CDS encoding MFS transporter; its protein translation is MKNTDAWRIKAILTGSAGNLVEWYDWYIYTTFSLYFAPVFFPKGSYTAQLLNTAAIFAVGFLMRPIGGWMFGRIADQKGRKTAMTLSVLLMSLGSVLIACTPSYDSIGAAAPALLLIARLLQGLSVGGEYGTSATYLSEMATAGRRGFFSSFQYVTLIGGQLTALGVQMLLQRVFLTPEQLHNWGWRIPFVIGALLAFVALYLRTHMQESGSFEQHKSSKNKGSVKTLFRQYPRAAFTVVGLTMGGTLAFYTYTTYMQKFLVNTVHLTIERATTITFFVMLIYAFLQPLFGWLSDIFGRKPLLIGFGVLGTVLTVPILTAISHTTSEWAAFWLILGALVVVSGYTSINAVVKAEMFPAEIRALGVGFPYAITVALFGGTAESIALYFKKIGHEPWFYWYVTVCIFISLLVYIMARDTKDTSYLDKDFTEPSA
- a CDS encoding aminotransferase class III-fold pyridoxal phosphate-dependent enzyme, whose product is MFYTFSTTGVVNLLKEHYGLTVTARELEGYDEANFYVTDEQGNAWICKIAGESQHPAFLDAQVRILEHLANGDTKGRFQQVVRNVKDEPVTRIATPEELYYIRLYTWLEGQPVVTVKGTRDLYGSWGSLLGKMDKTLENFSHPAMHRDIRWDLAHALDARDLLHCIKDPEKKRLAAYFLLQFETEVQPVKHRLRKAYIHNDANDYNILVQNDLVSGLIDFGDMVYTQLINNVAIACTYAMLEATDPLEAAVAVVKGYHEAYPLTPEETDLLYYLIAVRLCISVTTSAEKAATGSDNEFHFITENGAWRLLFHLITVNPLAMQQAFRTACGFASVINDTADYAPLLAERKAHIGRNLSISYKEPLKIIRGALQYLYDDKGRTYIDCVNNPCHVGHCHPVVVKALQQQAARLNTNTRYLHDNLVDYANQLIATLPPSLEVCYFTNSGSEANDLAIRMSRHYTKQKDVIVLDHAYHGTSTVAMELSPYKFDGKGGFGKPEHTHKALNPDMYRGPYRADDPQAGEKYAADVSDIIAGLKEQGRGVAAYICETLLGVGGQIPLPPGYLKAVYAAVKAAGGVCIADEVQVGFGRVGDAFWGFELQEVTPDIVVLGKPIGNGHPLAAVVTTRAIADAFNNGMEYFNTFGGNPVSMATGLAVLNVIKEEGLQEHARVTGNYFMEGLRKLKDKHAIIGDVRGHGFFIGAELVRDRNTLEPAVPEIDVIVEAMKQRGFLLSTDGPLHNVLKIKPPMTFNKANTDALLAHLDEVLSSL
- a CDS encoding cold-shock protein, which encodes MQTGVVKFFNEAKGFGFIKIEGTGQEIFVHVSGIKESIGENDRVVFDVEEGRKGPNAVNVRLA